The Alistipes finegoldii DSM 17242 DNA segment AGTGTCTCCGAGACGCTGGGCTGGCTGCTCATCGTGGGATTCTGCGGAGGCTTCACCACCTTTTCGGCCTTTTCGGCCGACACGGTGCGTCTGCTGCGGGCCGGATGCTACAATGCGGCGGCGGTTTATGTGGCGCTGAGCGTCGCGGTATGCATCGTTTTTGCAGCGCTCGGCATGTGGATCGGAACAACATTTAGGAATTAACTACATAGAAAGACAATGGTAATTTTGGTATTGAACTGCGGCAGCTCGTCGATCAAGTATCAGGTGATCGACATGGAAGCCGCATCGAGCACACTGCTCGCAAAAGGCATCGTGGAACGTATCGGCCTGCCGGAAGGCGACCTTATCCATAAACCCGTCGGCAAACAGCCTTTCGAGCTGCACCGTCCGATTCCCGACCACACGACGGGCATCAAACTCGTGCTCGACGCCCTCACCGCCCCGGAGCACGGCGTCATCCGCTCGCTGGACGAGGTGAAAGCCGTCGGCCACCGCGTAGCCCACGGCGGCGAATTCTTCCCCGAAAGCTGCATCGTCACCGAGGAGGTCAAGAGCAAAATCCGCTCGCTGTTCGAGATCGCGCC contains these protein-coding regions:
- the crcB gene encoding fluoride efflux transporter CrcB codes for the protein MIRELMAVGFGGAAGSIVRYLLSGGILAGQTLLGFPAGTFTVNAAGSLLIGILLEASVSETLGWLLIVGFCGGFTTFSAFSADTVRLLRAGCYNAAAVYVALSVAVCIVFAALGMWIGTTFRN